The following coding sequences are from one Thermoplasmata archaeon window:
- a CDS encoding DUF4350 domain-containing protein, with translation MDGRVARWLLERKTRIVLMTVPLIILLAGVSDFLTGVRHLSAYDDGWDDLSGLRSSLQRTGYITSSIVSTPVILRASESSVSTQRALAIIGLEKPYLSTEIEAIVDFVKDGGSLLLADDFGYGGALASRFGVGISGRRLWSASFERNPAFVRVNVSLDGVEYTILLNEPTALESVSGGEVLALTDEESWLDNNSNGERDIDEGSASYAVAAWIRHGYGSVLIFSDPGIFINDMWTRADNARFIMNCIRKFFPDARELIFEESRHRPATFREGMWRTGMLLEVLALDNLWGRATLSTITILALMLAVSRVRTPAEWHHEDNLYDFTLYHLADRRFRPEDRLRLRRAFLEKVRISMGLYPDEFERLGEAELSAIINHGDLLALVRDPDSVPLERMDELVDAASEWRRT, from the coding sequence ATGGACGGCCGGGTCGCCAGATGGTTGCTGGAGAGAAAGACGCGTATCGTCCTCATGACCGTCCCGCTCATAATTCTTCTCGCAGGAGTGTCTGACTTTCTCACCGGGGTCCGCCACCTCTCGGCATACGACGATGGGTGGGACGACCTCTCTGGCCTTAGGAGCTCACTCCAGCGAACTGGCTACATAACTTCCTCAATAGTCTCCACCCCGGTGATTCTCCGAGCCAGCGAGTCTTCCGTATCTACACAAAGGGCCCTAGCAATAATTGGTCTCGAGAAACCCTACCTCTCCACAGAGATTGAGGCGATTGTTGATTTCGTTAAAGACGGCGGCTCTCTTCTCTTGGCTGACGACTTCGGCTACGGTGGAGCGCTGGCCAGTCGGTTCGGGGTAGGAATTTCGGGGAGGAGGCTCTGGAGCGCTTCTTTCGAGAGGAACCCGGCCTTCGTCAGGGTGAATGTGTCTCTCGATGGGGTGGAGTACACCATCTTGCTCAATGAACCTACTGCTCTCGAGAGTGTGTCGGGAGGCGAAGTACTGGCCCTCACGGATGAAGAGTCTTGGCTGGACAACAACTCAAACGGAGAGAGGGATATCGATGAGGGCTCGGCGTCCTACGCGGTCGCCGCTTGGATACGCCACGGTTACGGCTCGGTCCTTATATTCTCAGACCCGGGAATATTTATCAATGACATGTGGACTAGGGCGGACAACGCTAGGTTCATAATGAACTGTATCAGGAAGTTCTTTCCTGACGCGAGGGAGCTAATCTTTGAGGAGAGCAGGCACAGGCCAGCAACCTTCCGTGAGGGGATGTGGAGGACAGGAATGCTGCTCGAGGTGCTGGCCCTGGACAATCTATGGGGGAGGGCGACACTCTCCACCATCACTATTCTCGCTTTAATGCTTGCAGTATCGAGAGTGAGGACGCCCGCGGAGTGGCACCACGAGGACAACCTCTACGACTTCACCCTGTACCACCTCGCCGACAGGCGCTTCCGTCCCGAGGACCGGCTGCGCCTTCGCAGGGCATTTCTGGAAAAAGTGAGAATCTCCATGGGGCTTTACCCCGACGAATTCGAGAGGCTGGGAGAGGCGGAGCTCTCTGCCATCATCAACCACGGGGATCTGCTCGCTCTAGTACGGGACCCTGACAGCGTGCCGCTGGAACGGATGGATGAGCTCGTAGACGCTGCTAGCGAGTGGAGGAGGACCTGA
- a CDS encoding DUF58 domain-containing protein, with the protein MEEDLNVWTMKAATIVSAGVLCGLVGFILEDIQLFTLGIVLCSFIAVSHLFRPAIRVERPIHLTRVLEGDTLEIGAWVRNEGRVGALIEIYDTLPAQMRVHAGSNRLLAHLEPGEEAMMGYTIETPLRGHYVLGPVLLRRRDPSFLFFEEEQIVERGYLSVYPRPMEIHSVPITSRYTIPYFGMVAQRQTGLGSEFYYIRDYVMGDAFKRINWKASVRHRKWLVNEYEKENLCNVMIFVDARWVTGRGSTLRNPLEFSVKAAVSLCTHLLRGRNEVGLVTYGDEVRTFFPSVGERQLQNLTTALVGTYARGDIPLLTALETSLMHIPPHSTLFVITSLDADETLIEAVRLMKDRGHEVVFLCPSLIGIEMELSEGKPGKKVGIAMLERDNLISELRAHGAVVMDWDVSQPLFSVLDKGGVAG; encoded by the coding sequence GTGGAGGAGGACCTGAACGTGTGGACGATGAAGGCGGCCACGATAGTCTCCGCGGGCGTTCTCTGCGGTCTCGTGGGGTTCATTTTGGAGGATATTCAGCTATTTACGCTCGGCATTGTATTGTGCTCTTTCATAGCAGTCAGCCACCTCTTCAGGCCTGCGATAAGGGTGGAGAGGCCAATTCATCTCACCCGGGTCTTGGAGGGGGACACGCTGGAAATTGGGGCTTGGGTGCGAAACGAGGGCAGGGTTGGGGCCTTGATTGAAATCTACGACACTCTCCCCGCTCAAATGAGGGTGCATGCGGGCTCCAACAGGCTCTTAGCCCACCTCGAGCCAGGCGAGGAGGCGATGATGGGCTACACCATCGAGACACCCTTGAGAGGGCATTACGTGCTGGGACCAGTGCTGCTCAGGAGAAGGGACCCGTCCTTCCTTTTCTTCGAGGAGGAGCAGATAGTTGAGAGGGGCTATCTCTCCGTCTACCCGCGTCCCATGGAGATCCACTCTGTCCCCATCACCTCCCGGTATACGATTCCCTATTTTGGCATGGTCGCCCAGAGGCAGACTGGGCTCGGCTCCGAGTTTTATTACATCAGGGATTATGTGATGGGCGATGCCTTCAAGAGAATCAACTGGAAGGCATCGGTCAGGCACAGGAAATGGCTTGTTAACGAGTACGAGAAGGAGAACTTGTGCAATGTCATGATTTTCGTGGATGCTAGGTGGGTGACAGGTCGCGGCTCGACCCTGAGGAACCCGCTCGAGTTCTCGGTGAAGGCTGCAGTCTCCCTCTGCACCCACCTCCTCCGCGGCCGGAACGAGGTGGGCCTTGTAACCTATGGCGATGAGGTCAGGACATTTTTCCCGAGTGTCGGTGAGAGGCAGCTCCAGAACCTCACCACCGCACTCGTTGGGACCTACGCAAGGGGCGACATACCCCTCCTCACCGCCCTAGAGACATCCCTCATGCACATCCCTCCCCACTCAACCCTTTTTGTGATAACCAGCTTGGACGCTGACGAAACCCTCATCGAGGCGGTCCGTTTGATGAAGGACCGGGGGCATGAGGTGGTATTCCTCTGCCCTTCTCTCATAGGAATCGAGATGGAGCTCTCCGAAGGAAAGCCGGGTAAAAAAGTGGGAATTGCAATGCTTGAGAGGGACAACCTGATATCAGAACTACGCGCTCACGGAGCTGTGGTGATGGACTGGGACGTTAGCCAGCCCCTGTTCTCCGTGCTGGACAAAGGGGGTGTGGCGGGTTGA
- a CDS encoding CoA-binding protein — protein sequence MMKTVAVVGASDKPGRPSHRVTFYLIRAGFEVYPVNPTIKEVGGRGTYPDLRSVPVPIDVVDIFRRPESILPVVEEAISVGAKAIWMQEGIVNEEAAARARAAGLAVVMDRCIMKEHRKMLRG from the coding sequence ATGATGAAGACGGTGGCCGTCGTGGGAGCCTCCGACAAGCCCGGAAGGCCGAGCCATCGCGTGACCTTCTACTTGATTCGGGCGGGCTTCGAGGTCTATCCAGTGAACCCAACGATAAAAGAGGTGGGTGGGCGTGGCACCTACCCGGACCTGAGATCCGTGCCCGTGCCAATCGACGTTGTGGACATTTTCCGGAGGCCAGAATCCATACTGCCTGTGGTCGAGGAGGCCATTTCCGTCGGCGCAAAAGCCATCTGGATGCAGGAGGGTATCGTGAACGAGGAGGCAGCTGCCCGGGCCCGGGCGGCCGGCCTAGCAGTGGTCATGGACCGCTGCATAATGAAAGAGCACAGGAAGATGCTCAGGGGCTAG
- a CDS encoding peptidylprolyl isomerase: MVTQVRASHILVETEQEAYQILDQLTAGRPFAALARQYSKCPSGQRGGDLGYFTRGKMVREFEDVVFALQKGQFSGPVQTKFGWHIILVTDRK; encoded by the coding sequence GTGGTAACGCAGGTCAGAGCGAGTCATATTCTAGTTGAGACGGAGCAGGAAGCCTATCAGATTCTCGACCAACTCACGGCTGGCAGGCCATTCGCCGCGCTCGCGCGCCAGTACTCAAAATGCCCCTCGGGGCAGAGGGGTGGGGACCTAGGCTACTTCACGCGTGGAAAAATGGTCAGGGAGTTCGAGGACGTGGTCTTCGCCCTTCAGAAAGGGCAGTTCTCAGGACCTGTCCAGACAAAGTTCGGCTGGCACATAATCCTGGTCACGGACAGGAAGTGA
- the dnaJ gene encoding molecular chaperone DnaJ produces MAGEKRDYYEMLGVSRDASTEEIKRAYRALAKKYHPDLNKDNPKEAEERFKEVCEAYEVLADPEKRRLYDAYGHAGVSQTFGEGGFTWDQFSHFADLEDIFGDLGFFGFDFFGRYRRPQTGPVPGDDLRYDLEITLEEAASGMEKEITIPRTAPCSACSGTGAERGSSPRKCSRCDGSGQVRSVRSRGYSQLITITTCDACGGKGTVIDKPCSVCRGAGAVSKQETIRITIPPGADSGIRLRVPGGGEAGRRGGPPGDLFVVLHVAPHKRFKRDGNDLYTEADISFVQAALGGEIDIPLLNGTARLTIPPGTQTHTLFRLQGKGMPRFGGGGRGDLYVRVRVVTPTRLSERQKEILREFAREEGEEVGERRGFFKRPGRR; encoded by the coding sequence GTGGCGGGGGAGAAGAGGGACTACTATGAGATGCTGGGTGTCTCGAGGGACGCCAGCACTGAAGAAATCAAGAGGGCCTACCGCGCCCTCGCCAAGAAGTACCACCCAGACCTGAACAAGGACAACCCGAAGGAGGCAGAGGAGAGATTCAAAGAGGTCTGCGAGGCCTACGAGGTGCTGGCTGACCCAGAAAAGCGCAGGCTTTACGACGCCTATGGCCACGCTGGTGTCTCACAGACCTTCGGCGAGGGCGGGTTCACCTGGGACCAGTTCTCCCACTTCGCAGACCTCGAAGACATATTCGGCGACCTGGGGTTCTTCGGGTTCGACTTCTTCGGCAGGTACAGGCGTCCCCAGACGGGGCCGGTGCCGGGCGACGACCTGCGCTACGACCTCGAGATCACCCTCGAGGAGGCTGCGAGCGGAATGGAGAAGGAAATCACCATTCCGAGAACCGCTCCATGCTCAGCCTGCAGCGGAACCGGCGCGGAGAGAGGCTCGTCGCCCCGGAAGTGCTCGAGATGCGACGGCTCCGGTCAGGTGAGGAGCGTCCGGTCCCGAGGCTACAGCCAGCTGATCACCATCACGACCTGTGACGCCTGCGGTGGAAAGGGGACGGTTATTGATAAGCCCTGTAGCGTTTGCCGAGGCGCGGGGGCAGTCTCGAAGCAGGAGACCATCCGGATTACGATCCCGCCCGGCGCTGACTCGGGCATAAGGCTGCGCGTGCCCGGAGGCGGCGAGGCTGGGAGGAGGGGTGGTCCGCCCGGTGATTTGTTTGTCGTCCTGCATGTCGCACCGCACAAGAGGTTCAAACGGGATGGGAACGACCTCTACACTGAAGCTGACATCTCATTTGTTCAGGCCGCACTAGGAGGTGAGATCGATATTCCGCTCCTGAACGGCACCGCGCGCCTGACGATTCCTCCAGGCACCCAGACCCACACGCTCTTTAGGCTACAGGGTAAGGGGATGCCCCGCTTCGGCGGCGGGGGAAGGGGGGACCTCTACGTCAGGGTCAGAGTGGTCACCCCCACCCGGCTGAGCGAGCGTCAGAAGGAAATTCTAAGGGAGTTCGCGAGGGAGGAGGGGGAGGAGGTCGGGGAGAGGAGGGGGTTTTTCAAGAGACCGGGAAGGAGGTGA
- the thsB gene encoding thermosome subunit beta, translating into MMGQGGTVPILVLKEGTQREKGRGAQSSNIAAARAIADAVKSTLGPRGMDKMLVDSMGDVVITNDGVTILKEIDVEHPAAKMLVEVAKTQDQECGDGTTTAVILTGELLKRSEELIEQNVHPTIITGGFRMAADKATEILEKLAEKVNINDKEVLKKIAMTSMASKGGAAYREKLAEIAVKAVTSIAEERDGKYVVDKDSLLVVKKHGGSVSDTELVDGIILDKEVVHANMPKSVKDAKIALLDCALEVKKTEVEAKIEITSPDQLQAFLAEEENMLKKKVELIKKSGANVVICQKGIDDLVQYYLAKEKILAVRRAKESDMKKLARATGGRIVTNLNDLSKDDLGRAGLVEERKIGEDKMTFVTGCPKAKAVSILIRGGTEHVVDELERSLEDATRVVAVAIEDGKVLPGGGAVHAELALALKDYAASVGGREQLAIDAFADTLEVVPRTLAENAGLDPINVLIDLRKAHKNKEKSAGVNVFTGKVEDMKKLNVIEPLRVDKQAILSATEAAVMILRIDDIIAAKATKGPPGGAPPGGAGGTGGGMGDYD; encoded by the coding sequence ATGATGGGACAGGGAGGAACCGTGCCAATTCTGGTGCTGAAGGAAGGGACTCAGAGGGAGAAGGGCAGGGGTGCCCAGAGTAGCAATATCGCTGCCGCCCGCGCCATAGCGGACGCGGTTAAGAGCACTCTTGGCCCGAGAGGAATGGATAAGATGCTGGTTGACTCTATGGGAGACGTCGTAATCACGAATGACGGCGTGACCATACTTAAGGAGATTGACGTCGAGCATCCAGCCGCCAAAATGCTGGTCGAGGTGGCAAAGACGCAGGACCAAGAATGCGGCGACGGAACCACGACCGCGGTGATCCTCACAGGTGAGCTGCTCAAGCGCTCGGAGGAGCTGATTGAACAAAACGTCCACCCGACAATAATCACGGGCGGCTTCAGGATGGCGGCAGACAAGGCGACGGAAATTCTGGAAAAGCTTGCGGAGAAGGTAAACATAAACGACAAGGAGGTTCTGAAGAAGATCGCGATGACCTCCATGGCCAGCAAGGGCGGCGCGGCCTACAGGGAGAAGCTCGCTGAAATCGCTGTGAAGGCCGTGACTAGCATCGCCGAGGAACGCGACGGCAAGTATGTCGTGGACAAGGACAGCCTCCTCGTGGTCAAGAAGCATGGCGGGAGCGTCAGCGACACCGAGCTCGTTGATGGAATCATACTGGACAAGGAGGTCGTCCACGCTAACATGCCCAAGAGCGTGAAGGATGCAAAGATCGCTCTCCTCGACTGCGCCCTTGAGGTCAAAAAGACCGAGGTCGAGGCCAAGATTGAGATCACCTCGCCCGACCAGCTCCAGGCCTTCCTTGCTGAGGAAGAGAACATGCTGAAGAAGAAGGTCGAGCTGATAAAGAAGTCGGGGGCGAATGTTGTCATCTGTCAGAAGGGCATCGATGACCTCGTTCAGTACTATCTTGCCAAGGAGAAAATACTGGCGGTCAGAAGGGCGAAGGAGTCGGACATGAAGAAGCTAGCGCGGGCCACGGGAGGCAGAATCGTCACTAACCTGAACGACCTCTCAAAGGACGACCTGGGCCGCGCCGGTCTGGTCGAGGAGAGGAAGATAGGCGAGGACAAGATGACCTTCGTCACCGGCTGCCCGAAGGCCAAAGCGGTCTCCATACTCATACGGGGAGGGACGGAGCACGTCGTGGACGAGCTCGAGAGGTCCCTAGAGGACGCCACGAGGGTCGTCGCCGTCGCCATCGAAGATGGCAAGGTTCTGCCCGGCGGCGGGGCCGTACACGCCGAGCTCGCTCTCGCCCTCAAGGACTACGCTGCCAGTGTTGGCGGGAGGGAGCAGCTTGCAATAGACGCTTTCGCCGACACCCTTGAGGTTGTCCCTAGGACGCTCGCGGAGAACGCCGGCCTCGACCCAATAAACGTGCTGATAGACCTGCGCAAGGCCCACAAGAACAAGGAGAAGAGCGCGGGGGTGAATGTCTTCACCGGCAAGGTCGAGGACATGAAGAAGCTCAACGTGATAGAACCCCTGCGGGTCGACAAGCAGGCCATCCTCTCCGCCACCGAGGCTGCGGTGATGATACTAAGAATCGACGACATAATCGCAGCCAAGGCGACCAAGGGCCCACCGGGCGGGGCGCCTCCGGGCGGAGCGGGCGGCACGGGCGGCGGCATGGGCGACTATGACTAG
- a CDS encoding RING finger protein, with amino-acid sequence MRFVVPWAVALILIPLTYPLTAAAEAPELDMFVISSVSVLSPGESANFTVYTFIDGVRASFDRPIEAWVVGGVYDVNIPLPVQNSSPGIYNFCYTMVASHANRYGEVEIVVRASHSTGVFQGSALNSASKYITVSISRNTTDETLEGFRARAWLLRLSSPLPKPGSHATFLCCITRGAELVDIEGVRFAMHHSPLNGEPSSYTAEHTKIAPGIYQINFTIPSLKHDDRFYLYAVVPGAEHELQTGAWICMDFFTVIYHELGMDAGLKKFELFVSDWGGSPVRGAEVVLRVSAPGASGSETMFGLGKTDAKGRVRGSLPIPPVGDGYYIFGWANTSRFSQRFSGRIAGPGEGSFYVPSTSDFTVVPLRREPPLSLLPGESLCATYRAFSYGRPLASTELKCFVTSKRYGGSMLVSSNVECVKVQTDGQGGFSLNLTMPPGESSFITIYFKNPLPRPESGGYTSGAYDFISSSQPDDTLFGGLHTKLSRAYPGGKVKVTVSAPGKDLQSVSAHLALDGAGGGDGAWQTWSTFSWNLVGPDEEGSFSAEIPLPIHLKPGTNATLILTISNETESGIEHQEYFRVQTPLATSPETDLCCFLGLVIINITLIFFFLIAFINTRRTAEGEAVVEGLQLGPQEVPAGAQRDSELVPRRVALELSRDCALCGRRIARGNVAFLCSCGRLFHEHCTGAGEACPVCGRRWGKGAES; translated from the coding sequence ATGAGATTCGTTGTTCCCTGGGCAGTGGCGCTCATCCTCATTCCGCTGACGTATCCCCTCACAGCCGCCGCTGAGGCACCTGAGCTAGATATGTTCGTGATCTCAAGCGTGAGCGTTTTGAGCCCAGGCGAGAGCGCAAACTTCACGGTCTATACATTCATTGACGGCGTGAGGGCCTCTTTCGACCGCCCCATCGAGGCCTGGGTTGTGGGCGGGGTCTATGATGTCAACATTCCGCTCCCCGTCCAAAATAGCTCACCGGGCATCTACAATTTCTGCTACACAATGGTGGCTTCCCACGCAAACCGTTATGGAGAGGTCGAAATTGTCGTAAGAGCATCCCACAGCACCGGGGTTTTTCAGGGGAGCGCTCTGAACTCTGCCTCCAAATACATAACCGTCTCCATTAGTAGGAATACAACGGATGAAACTCTTGAGGGCTTCCGCGCCCGGGCGTGGCTCCTCAGACTCTCCTCACCACTTCCCAAGCCGGGCAGCCACGCCACCTTCCTCTGCTGCATAACCCGGGGCGCGGAACTGGTGGACATTGAGGGGGTTCGCTTCGCCATGCACCATAGTCCCCTGAATGGGGAGCCGAGTAGCTACACCGCCGAACACACAAAAATCGCTCCGGGAATCTATCAGATCAACTTCACTATACCCTCACTAAAACACGACGATCGCTTCTATCTATATGCTGTGGTGCCTGGGGCGGAACACGAGCTACAGACCGGTGCGTGGATATGCATGGACTTTTTCACAGTAATTTATCATGAGCTGGGCATGGATGCTGGCCTAAAGAAGTTCGAGCTGTTTGTATCCGATTGGGGGGGGTCTCCGGTCAGGGGCGCAGAGGTGGTCCTTAGGGTGAGCGCGCCGGGAGCGAGCGGTAGCGAGACCATGTTCGGGCTCGGCAAGACGGACGCGAAGGGGAGGGTCAGGGGCTCCCTTCCCATACCGCCCGTAGGGGACGGGTACTACATTTTTGGTTGGGCCAATACGAGTCGCTTCTCACAGAGATTCTCAGGACGGATTGCGGGGCCGGGTGAGGGCTCTTTTTACGTCCCATCTACTAGCGACTTCACCGTCGTCCCTCTCCGCCGAGAACCCCCACTGAGCCTACTCCCGGGCGAGAGCCTTTGCGCTACCTACCGCGCCTTTTCCTATGGCAGGCCACTGGCTTCGACAGAGCTCAAGTGCTTTGTGACTTCGAAGAGGTATGGAGGTTCTATGCTGGTTTCATCGAACGTGGAGTGTGTGAAGGTGCAAACAGACGGGCAAGGAGGGTTCTCCCTGAACCTCACGATGCCTCCAGGGGAGAGCTCCTTCATCACCATCTATTTTAAAAACCCGCTCCCACGGCCGGAGAGCGGTGGGTACACCTCTGGAGCCTACGATTTCATAAGCTCGTCCCAACCCGACGATACGCTCTTCGGGGGCCTCCATACTAAGCTCTCGAGGGCCTATCCTGGTGGAAAAGTGAAGGTTACCGTCTCCGCACCTGGCAAGGACCTTCAAAGCGTCAGCGCGCATCTGGCCCTGGACGGCGCCGGTGGGGGTGATGGGGCATGGCAGACGTGGTCCACGTTTTCTTGGAACCTAGTGGGCCCGGACGAGGAGGGGTCCTTTTCTGCTGAAATCCCCCTGCCCATTCATCTTAAGCCAGGTACAAATGCGACGCTTATATTAACTATCAGCAACGAAACAGAGAGCGGCATCGAGCACCAAGAATATTTTAGGGTCCAGACCCCCCTCGCTACTAGTCCAGAGACCGACTTGTGCTGCTTCCTTGGCCTAGTCATTATTAACATAACTCTCATATTCTTTTTTCTTATTGCCTTCATAAACACGCGAAGGACGGCCGAAGGGGAGGCGGTTGTGGAGGGGCTTCAGCTTGGACCGCAGGAAGTCCCCGCTGGAGCCCAGCGCGATTCAGAGCTCGTGCCGCGCCGTGTCGCGCTTGAGCTAAGCAGGGACTGCGCGCTCTGCGGGCGCAGAATCGCGCGGGGAAACGTTGCCTTCCTCTGCTCCTGCGGAAGGTTGTTTCACGAACACTGCACGGGAGCGGGGGAGGCGTGCCCCGTCTGCGGCCGGAGATGGGGAAAGGGAGCTGAAAGTTAA
- a CDS encoding PHD finger domain-containing protein: protein MMRRVLAVIVLMLMTVSALLFPAAIGDNDSLKVVVLVEDKDYSVGTSGKVTVHVFDKGVHRDADSTPEVEIGFYPSREIPVSRVSEGVYQGIFTIQSEDFRWGFASISATATFGKSDDTDTTYNEDTDSVMIWPPTTRGAGLEVRCWLKSVSDSVLHAGTKVVVAAEVTDDGTAVTPSSFDLTVTYENDEGEDETDYLAYTNPSKGIYESEAYTIPDLPYSTDFRFKAVANYHGNDREDSVSVQYNHFTVVYHNISRGITETTFEIYIAGSDGKPVKGAHIDLGYDDEDSWEPRWVDAGFTDDNGKARVTLQYDRGSESLDITGYANASGKSQRFSGEIQLRDKTGTPHPSSEEFEVVFGGPEKSYKPGQSLTREYVVFNNSRPWGEKEIYCYIKSGTFDLSQFLMPSLSAVEAKVLTTDSSGKLKLTLSPPPGKSTFYNVEFESATGEHPKPDGWDSDHDSLDGKYYSEDSDSFWAGNILTGTMEVKVETLNLGSPTKITATARASDPPVATTGWAIGAITDPMEMSADPNWQVWSQISGFATKSGSTYPGSVLIPSFMPKDLTYTVGMATEGEEGFTYGFASLKPGQGTQSQGTGAGVALPMLFIGIALLFIIIIIAVAAVAIKRKRAKPAPETIPVPTQVTPASIEPSAFPQGPAPPPGPSAAPQAQPQYQPQPTQPPSPAQTPTQLYQQPSQPQPPPFPPIAQPPPSYPYQYGQVPLYPPPPYPQQPPYGTPQQLYQTQPTPAPGYYPQAQVQTPVAQAPAPSPQPSVTPVIPAAAPQPPTAPQGARAVTLPNNTVCAFCNQWMLQGGSALLCSCGKCYHEQCARMIESCISCRTKLVS, encoded by the coding sequence GCTCAAGGTGGTCGTCCTGGTCGAGGACAAGGACTACTCCGTTGGCACCTCCGGGAAAGTCACGGTGCACGTCTTCGACAAAGGAGTACACAGGGACGCGGACTCTACGCCTGAGGTGGAGATTGGCTTTTATCCCTCCCGAGAAATCCCAGTGAGCCGGGTATCCGAGGGTGTCTATCAGGGCATATTCACGATTCAGAGCGAGGACTTCAGGTGGGGCTTTGCCTCCATCTCCGCTACTGCCACGTTTGGCAAGTCCGACGATACCGACACCACCTACAACGAGGATACTGATAGCGTCATGATATGGCCTCCCACCACGAGAGGAGCCGGTCTAGAGGTCCGGTGCTGGCTGAAATCTGTTTCTGACAGCGTTCTTCACGCAGGGACCAAGGTTGTCGTGGCGGCGGAGGTCACGGACGACGGCACCGCTGTAACACCCAGCTCGTTCGACCTGACTGTCACCTACGAGAATGACGAGGGCGAAGACGAAACGGACTATCTGGCCTATACAAACCCTTCAAAGGGGATTTACGAGAGCGAGGCCTACACCATCCCGGATCTTCCATACAGCACCGATTTCAGGTTCAAGGCTGTGGCAAATTACCATGGAAATGATAGGGAGGACTCCGTTTCCGTCCAATACAATCATTTTACAGTGGTTTACCACAACATAAGCAGAGGAATAACGGAGACCACTTTCGAGATTTACATCGCCGGGAGCGACGGGAAGCCAGTCAAAGGGGCCCACATCGACCTAGGGTACGACGACGAGGACAGCTGGGAGCCAAGGTGGGTGGATGCGGGATTCACTGACGACAACGGCAAGGCAAGGGTAACGCTGCAGTATGACAGGGGCTCAGAAAGCCTCGACATCACCGGCTACGCCAATGCGAGCGGAAAGAGCCAGAGGTTCTCCGGTGAAATCCAGCTCCGCGACAAGACGGGCACCCCTCACCCATCGAGCGAGGAGTTCGAGGTGGTATTTGGAGGGCCTGAAAAGAGCTACAAACCGGGCCAGAGCCTAACTAGAGAATATGTAGTCTTCAACAATTCTAGACCTTGGGGTGAAAAGGAGATCTACTGCTACATTAAATCCGGAACTTTTGACCTGAGCCAATTCTTAATGCCCTCATTGAGCGCCGTGGAGGCGAAAGTCCTGACCACCGACTCTTCTGGAAAATTGAAGCTGACTCTGTCGCCTCCCCCGGGCAAGAGCACTTTCTACAATGTCGAGTTCGAGAGCGCCACGGGCGAGCATCCAAAGCCCGATGGCTGGGATTCGGACCACGACAGCCTAGATGGAAAGTACTACTCCGAGGACAGTGATAGCTTTTGGGCCGGCAATATTCTTACGGGAACGATGGAGGTCAAAGTTGAGACGCTCAATCTAGGCTCCCCGACCAAAATTACCGCGACCGCGCGCGCCAGCGACCCCCCCGTGGCGACGACGGGGTGGGCTATAGGGGCAATCACAGACCCGATGGAGATGAGCGCGGACCCCAACTGGCAGGTCTGGAGCCAGATATCTGGATTTGCAACAAAGAGCGGGAGCACCTACCCCGGCTCCGTGCTCATACCATCCTTCATGCCAAAAGACCTCACATACACGGTCGGTATGGCTACGGAGGGAGAGGAAGGTTTCACATATGGCTTCGCAAGCCTGAAGCCTGGTCAGGGAACACAAAGCCAGGGAACGGGCGCGGGAGTCGCGCTCCCGATGCTTTTCATAGGTATCGCCCTGCTCTTCATAATCATAATCATTGCCGTCGCGGCCGTGGCGATAAAGAGGAAGAGAGCGAAGCCCGCTCCCGAGACAATACCTGTTCCGACGCAGGTGACACCGGCCAGCATCGAGCCTTCTGCTTTTCCGCAGGGTCCCGCACCTCCGCCCGGCCCTTCGGCTGCACCTCAGGCACAACCCCAGTACCAACCCCAGCCCACACAGCCGCCCTCGCCCGCGCAAACCCCTACCCAGCTCTACCAGCAGCCCTCTCAGCCCCAGCCACCTCCGTTTCCCCCCATCGCGCAGCCCCCTCCCAGCTATCCCTATCAGTACGGTCAGGTCCCCCTGTATCCTCCTCCCCCCTACCCGCAGCAGCCGCCCTACGGAACCCCCCAGCAATTGTATCAGACACAGCCAACGCCCGCTCCCGGATACTATCCGCAGGCCCAGGTCCAGACTCCGGTGGCCCAGGCCCCCGCGCCGAGCCCCCAGCCCTCTGTTACTCCCGTCATACCGGCCGCGGCCCCCCAGCCTCCCACCGCTCCGCAAGGAGCAAGGGCGGTCACCCTGCCCAACAATACCGTCTGTGCTTTCTGCAACCAATGGATGTTGCAGGGGGGTAGCGCGCTCCTCTGCTCCTGCGGGAAGTGCTACCACGAGCAGTGCGCCAGAATGATCGAGAGCTGTATATCCTGCAGGACTAAGCTGGTCTCCTGA